TTATCTTCGGCAAGTTAAACGCACAGAAATTTGTCTTTGTATATTTGTAAtatttggtgtttgaatgatGTGCTTTTAATTGTTTTGCTAGGCGAATGGCTCTCTGGTTCAGCTGGAATGGGCTTTACTCCTCATATCATCACCATTGCTGTAGGAGAAGTATGTTGCTTTTACTTTAGAATCTGTGCTCAGTTAGTGTACCATATAAACTAAATACAAATAAATTGCAAATTATATCTAAAGTTGTTCCTCCAATCATTTGTATTGTGCTGGACAAGATATGGCATAATCAGGCAGAACTTAGTGGATGTAGTATATTCTGTGACTCTGTGTCATGAATATAATAAGTTGGATTTGCCGAGATTTTCTAATGATGCTGTTGTTAAGAGCTCATATTGTAAGTGAGGCTGAAGATTAGATGTTACCATGTATGCTCTCACATGCAAATGTTCATTATTTTGGAAACAACAAATTATAGACCCATCATTAGTATATGTGCTGACATTTAAAATGAGAGAATCCAAGATTTGAACTTTAGGACCACTTTGAAAAATTTCTTTTATCCAAAATAAAGACTTACTAAGTCTATAAGTTTAAGCTTGTAGATGAGGGCTTTGCTTTGCATTCCTTAAAATCTTTATGTTGTATTTTAAGGGCATTGATCTGAGATGAATActtaaagggaaaaaaataatgggattttcatttgttttttttttttctctctccctGTCTCTGTCTCTGAATGCATAGTACCAGTTGAACTCGAGTAACTTCAAGAGAAAAATGCAGTAACCATTCATAGAAGTTAGACAAGTGAACTGTTCATAAAAATAAGagacaaaagaaaaaagtaaTTGGTTTGCCCAGTTATGTTTCATTATTTTCCTTCAGATCATTTTGTATTTGccttttttatcatatttttcttttatattgaaAATGCTTAACTTCTCTGCAGGACATTGCAACAAAAATAATGTCTTTCTCGCAGCAAGGACCAAGAGCTATATGTGTTTTGTCAGCAAATGGTGCTGTCTCTACTGTGACTCTCCGTCAGCCATCAAGTTCTGGAGGCACTGTAACATATGAGGTTTGGGCATTTGATTTTTCCCTGCTTTTATATTTCGGCTATTTGTCAGTACAGATGTTTCTAACATGGTTGGGTCTAACTTTTTAAATGTCAAGATGACGAATAATATTGTAAAATAATGTGATGTGGATTCTTATGCCTGTAGGGTGAAATCCATGTACGCTTAAATCCTTAAAAGCTTGTAACTAAAAGTTTTATCCTAATTAACATTTATCTTCTGTCTGAAACAATCTATTTTTTTCCTTGGTTATGGAGACTGGTTCTGTCCTCCATTTCACAAATAACAGCTGGCAAGCAGCCATGTACAAATGCTTTGCGcatatacatacatacatatatatatatatatattaaagaaaataaaagtatcCTCTTGATCTATTCATTGAGATGTTGGAAATTAGCTCCTTGATTCTAGGCCGGCCATGCCTATTTAATGTTTCTTCTCTAGCTCCTTTTCATATCTCATCAGTTGAAATCCAAACAATTTTGGTTTCTTCTGTAGGGACGCTTTGAGATTTTATGTTTGTCGGGCTCTTACTTGGTCACTAACAATAGTGGCGCCCGAAATCGCGCTGGTGGACTGAGCGTCTCTCTTGCCAGTCCTGATGGTCGGGTAATTGGTGGAGGAGTTGGGGGGATGCTCATTGCAGCAAGCCCTGTTCAGgtaattttttgcttttttatcACCGTCTGCTGATCATCCTCTCTCTGAAACACTTGTAAAAATCTATTGATCATAAGGCCAGCAAGTGAATCTAGTTTTCTTGTAAGATGAATATTAAGATGATGTCAGTATTTGAATTGGCAAGATGTTCCTTAGTGTGTAAATTTACAACTTTTCTATCTGACTTGACTCTTCCAGTTGTTATTTGATTTCCTATCACAGACAGTAGAATTAGACATAATTTCAGTTGTCTTCCATGATAATTTCTGATTAATGCATTGCTTCAGGTGATCGTGGGAAGTTTCTTGTGGGGTGGTTTGAAGACAAAGAACAAGAAAGGGGAAGCTCCAGAAGGTGCCAGAGATTTGGATCATCAGACAGTTGAGCATCCAATAACTCCAACTAGCATTCCACCTAGTCAGAATCTTCCTCCAACATCCTCAGTGGGTTTATGGCCTGGTTCACAGCCTGTGGATATGCGCAACACGCATGTCGACATTGATTTGATGCGCGGATGATAACTTCAGTTGACTGTTTCGTGGGCAGTATATATTCTGCTGTTATCAGCACCACTTGTTTCTCATCTCCTGTAAGTCTAGTGATGACAATTGAAGTCAGCTGATTCTGGGCATAAATGTCTCGCTTCATTTAACCTTGACAGACTATGGATTGTACTCTTTTTGCAGCTTCATGACAACTAGTTCGGAATTTAAGTGGTCGTGTATTTAACTCATCGAATTTTTAGAGGATGTTCAATTACAATTTCAAAATTCGTTAGTTCGCAGCtattattgcttttaatattcaGTCTTAGAACTTATGGTGTTTAGTTGTTCTGAATGGTCACTAAAAGGGAGATTGAAAACTGCAAATTTTGTATTACTCAAGCCAAGACATTGAGCTTTGGAAGGAGGTTTGCGGTGAAAGGTAAGATTTTTCTGCCACGGCTACATGGCTTAGGTTGATTTGTTGGCTGGTTGAGATCCTAATTTATTGCTTGATTGGGCAAAAGCCGGTACGGAGATTGCTGTAGTTCAGAATCTGTGTCTGTTAGGGTTCAGCTAATCATAATTTTTGACTTGCTACTGCTTTTGTTATCCCAGAATTCATGCCACTGTAAATTTACTAACAAGATAATTACCTATTGAGTAAGAAACAAGGACAAGACAAGCCTTGAGAGTGCTCATTAAGCATCAGACCATGTGATTCACCCCAGTCCTCTTCAGCCTGGGAATTTATGGCACCATCAGGTCTTAACCAAATTGCCATGTCCTGCTTCTAACTACAGTGTCAACATAAATGTCCGAGTCTGGTATCGTTTGatttcaaatatataatttgtttTCGCTCATAATCTTACTGGTTGAATGCAATTAGTTTAATGTGCAGGAACATGATCCATGCCTAATGCTTTGAAACTTCAAAATAAAGACAGAACTGTGGCTGGCAATTGCATACGGTGATTTAGACAACAGTTTATATtcatttttaactttatttaatcTCAAGCCATTTCTTTCGCATGATGTTTCAAGTTCATGGTTGAAGTTCCTGATTCATAATGTTCTACCCATTTGAGTTTGATCTCTGTTTAGTCTTCATCCTCCACCTACACATTTCCCTAATATTTATTTGCAAGGGCCAAATTAGATATTTTACATCATATACCATGTTAAGATTAACGTAAATGGCACgactattttaattgaaaagatCCTCACTTTGTCCTAATTGCTATTTTCAGTACCTTATATACATAGCCTACCAATTGCTTGTCTAATGTACACCGTATTAAACAACTGCTATTTCTGATGTTCAAGAAGTTAAAATCAACTAAGACAAACAGAAGAAACTCATCAACATACCCAAGATACCATATCACACGCTAATGGCCTGTAGCTTATATATTTAGCCTCCCAAAGctatcaaatttcaaatccaacCTACTAACTGGGACATAGTCAAGAACTATAGAGAAATTAGAAATGAAAAGGCAAGTTTGTTTAAGTCAAAAGGAATGGCGTTTCTTATGTGCTCAGTCATAATCTATAATATTTTGTGCATATCCTTTTCAAATATATGAAGTTGTTCTGGCGtcatctttttttctttccagAAATGTAAATAAATTTACACTCCAGGGATGAATGCTTTCACTTTCATAGTAGTATTCTTTATTGTGCTGCTTGTGTTCTTGGAAGTAATGTGAGctccttcaaattttattttgtcaGAGCTCTACCCAATGAATTATCCACACTCTTGCCTGAAAATTCATGCCTCTAGTAATCAATAAGTTCTGTTGTGAATACACACAGTGCGGCTAAAATAATACCATACTTCTGCACAGGACAATGAAAAAGAAACTCGTGTAGGATGATACAAAAACACCACAAACCTTTACAAACACCGCCAAACAAAACCAGATTTGACATACCGGTGAGCTTGCCTTCGTCAGAGAACTCCAATTACAGATTTACAGCATACTATCTGTCCTAGCTGGCAGACGACGGAAGAAGTTAATTGGTGCTGATGGTGTCTTGTGCCGAAACCTAGGATGCCTCATGGAGTAAAACCCCGCCACAAGTGCAAGCACCTGAAAAGGGGTTGCATACAAGAAGATGGCAGACACTAGACAGAACGTCAAAAATATGGTTGTGGCACGAGGATCCCGCCAACTTAGTAGTGATTGAATTCTCTCCCCTTGGCTAGCCACATCGCCCACCACAGTTTGGATCCTTGCAGCCACACTCCTTAGCCTATCATATCTCATTCGGACTATCTCTGGGCTGCGTGTTGTCGGAAATGTATCAAACTCTTCATCAAGCTCATCAGGGTGTACTGCATCAGCGCAAGATATTCTTGTATTCATGTGTGGAGGGTATCTTGGTCGAAAACGATACTTCCAAAGCCCTATTACAAACATATAGAGAAACACTGTTGGCAAAATCAGTTCTGGAAAACATACGAGCATCGCAAAGAGGAGGTGTACTAGCACCGTGGTGATTGGATTTTTCCACATACAAACTTCACCAAACCATTTTCCAACACCAAATAATCCAGAGAAAACAGACATCAGCCTGAAGAAGTTTGCCTTGCTTCGCCTCATGCTCCAGAGATGAGAGTCTGCATCAGACATGTACTCAACTACTTCTTTCCTAAGAGGAGGTTCTGCTCGACTAAACCGAGCTGCCACAATGTTGACAGCTTGGTGCCGCAGCATGTCCTGTTGCATCACAGTCAAAGGCCTTATGTAATGCATCTTTGGCAAAAGGGGCCGTGCATATAGAAACATCATGTTTGCCATTGAGGTGTATGAAAATCGTATTGCAAGATGTAACTCGCCCATCTTCTTGATGCCAGAAGGGTGAAGCACTAGCAGTGGATAAGAGTGGGTATAAACACGGCCAGTTTCAAGAGTAGAGAGTCGTATCCGAACCTTACCAATTTTTATGTCCCTATTACCATTTGAACCACCTAAATTGCTATTATCAAAAACTCCCACAGTAAGAACTGTAGCAGGATCATACACCTCCCAAGTGTATTGCTCATTGTATTTTGGGCTAAGGCTGTCGATTATGGTTCGAGTCCTAACCCATTTCTGACCATACTTTGCTACACAATATGTATCTGATGTACCTTTTCCATCCCTTGTTTTCATCGGGTGAAGCCCATCAGCATTTAGAACACCAAGTTCTAACACACCTATTGATGGCTTCCACAACTGCTTTGCTGTTGGTCGAAGATCACTACTGTAGTGAGTTGACTCATCAA
The sequence above is a segment of the Manihot esculenta cultivar AM560-2 chromosome 5, M.esculenta_v8, whole genome shotgun sequence genome. Coding sequences within it:
- the LOC110615316 gene encoding AT-hook motif nuclear-localized protein 9 isoform X1; the encoded protein is MDRRDAMAMSGPASFYMQRGMGGSGSGTQSGLNVSSGINALTSSNVSFHSNVGANAIGSTLPIENPTALQPHGANVGAPSVMPPSGEPMKRKRGRPRKYGPDGTVSLALSPPLSTHPGTITPTQKRGRGRPPGTGRKQQLASLGEWLSGSAGMGFTPHIITIAVGEDIATKIMSFSQQGPRAICVLSANGAVSTVTLRQPSSSGGTVTYEGRFEILCLSGSYLVTNNSGARNRAGGLSVSLASPDGRVIGGGVGGMLIAASPVQVIVGSFLWGGLKTKNKKGEAPEGARDLDHQTVEHPITPTSIPPSQNLPPTSSVGLWPGSQPVDMRNTHVDIDLMRG
- the LOC110615316 gene encoding AT-hook motif nuclear-localized protein 9 isoform X2; amino-acid sequence: MDRRDAMAMSGPASFYMQRGMGGSGSGTQSGLNVSSGINALTSSNVSFHSNVGANAIGSTLPIENPTALQPHGANVGAPSVMPPSGEPMKRKRGRPRKYGPDGTVSLALSPPLSTHPGTITPTQKRGRGRPPGTGRKQQLASLGEWLSGSAGMGFTPHIITIAVGEDIATKIMSFSQQGPRAICVLSANGAVSTVTLRQPSSSGGTVTYEVIVGSFLWGGLKTKNKKGEAPEGARDLDHQTVEHPITPTSIPPSQNLPPTSSVGLWPGSQPVDMRNTHVDIDLMRG